ATTTCGCTACTATTGCGCGAGTCCTTCGTCGAGTGGAAATTCTAACAAAGAATATTCCTACGATATACACCGCCTTAAACTGGATGATGAATGCGATTTGAAAGGGGGTGACGAAGACATTTCTCGGATCCGAGTAGAAAACCCATTTGGGAAATTATTTCTTCCTGATATAGGAACCGCAATCGTCTTACCATGGTGGGATCTAAATGGTGCAAATATCATTCTCTATCGAGGTACTCCGATTCGAAAAACGATTTCCAATATTCAAGAAGCATGGACTGTAGGATGGGGGTCGGATGAAAGACTCTGTCTCTCTGATTCTAAAAATAGAACCCTTGCACTCGACTGTTCCAAAGAAGAAAAAGAAAATTACACTTTCGGTCGACGACGTGTATGCGTTCGAACTTCCACGGACTGTTCTAAAACATCCACTTCAAAATCACTTCCTTTATTGGCAATTCCTAGAACCCCTCCTACCTATTTTATAGCTAAAGTATGGGACGATAAGAAGGATGGAAAAACTTTTCCCGAGTTGGTGGCGATAGCCGTTTGGTTGTACGAACCAAAATCGACTCAGAAAGGTTCCTCCATTATAGAAATCGAATTTTTGCCTGAGGCCAAACAATTCAGTCCGGGGAATGTAATTGGTTATGGAATGCGTTGGCTCCTTTTGCCGTTTACACTGGCTATCGATATCGTTGCTTTTTACTTATATTTTCACCGTTATTATTAAGTGGGGATGGATCTTCTAAAAAGTATTATCCATCTGACAAAGAAATCTTAAAAGAGTGCAAGGAACTAACCTTTTTCCGAAAATTCAAAATCTTTTAATAAGAACTTATCCAACTCTTGCATGCTGGACAGAACCCAGAACGTGCTCTATGAAAAGCGTTTTGTTGAGTTTCCGCAGCTTACCCTTTTTGACAAAGTAAAAGAAACTCAAGCCGCTTCGTTCTTTATGAATTGCTCAGTAAGTTTTGGGACGCGCTGTAAGCATTTATCAAAAATTCGTTTGAGAGTGGAACAATCTTTTCAGTTCAGAACCGGTTTCTAAAGTCGCACTCACTAAAGGAAGCGTATAATGTTGTATAAAACTCTTTACCGATCCAATACAATCGAATACAAGTCATCCCATGAATAGAAATATTCTTTCATTTCGGTTTAAAAAACCTATCGTTCTTTTCTCGCATCCAAGTCAATGGATTTGGTTTCTGATCGTCTTTTTCTCTTGTTTTCCTTTTCTAAACTGTGCGACGATGGAGTTGATAAAGATACAAAAAGAAACTTCGTTTTATGAGTCCGTAGATCCGCCTTTAGATCAACTGCGTCTATTGCAGAATGAGAAACGTCCCATTCTAGAATTATCGTATATAGCGGATGGAAAATCTAAATTTCACTACTACTGTGCGGACGCTTTGTCGTCGAGTGAAAACTCTAACAAAGAATATTCCTACGATATACGCCACCTTAAATTGAAAAATGAATGCGATTGGAAAGAGGGCGACACAGACATTTCTCGGATCCGAGTAGAAAATGTATCCAGGAAATTATTTCTTCCTGATATAGGAACCGCGATCGTCTTACCATGGCAGCATTCGGTTATTACAATCTATCGAGGTACTCCGATTCGAAAAACGATTTCCGATATTCAAAAAGCGTGGTGTAGGTTGGGGATCGGATGAAAGACTCTGTCTCTCTGATTCTAAAAATAGAATCCTTGTACTTGACTGTACTAAATTTGATGTCGGCTCTGATTTTCGTCGAAATGTATGTATTCAGACGTCTGCGGATTGTTCCCAACCACCTACTTCAAAATTGCTTTCTTTATCGGAAATTCCTAGAACCCCTCCTACCATTTTTATAGTTAAGAGATGGGGCGGATCGGGCGAAAAGGATCGTAAGACAGGGAAGACCGTTTTCCTGACGATGGCGATAGCCGTTTGGTTGTACGAACCAAAATCGACCCAGAAAGGTTTCTCCATTGTGGATATTGAATTTTTGCCTGAGGCCAAACAATTCAGCCCAGGTAACGTAATTGTCTATGGAATGCGTTGGGTCCTTTTGCCGTTTACACTGACTCTCGATATCGTTACTGGTATATTTCAAGGTTATGCTAGGTGGTGGAGGAGGGGGCATTAAAAAGATAACCGGCTCTTAGTTGAAGAATACATATTTGGCATGGCTCTATCGAGATAACTCTTTAAGAATTTCCGTAGATTTCCGCCCCTCCTTCCAAAAATTCCTTCGAAGTTCTACTTGGATCGTTTAGGATTCTTGGATTTCTTCTTCTGCAGATTTCCTTAAGTCTTGAGTTAGATTCATCGAGCAGAAATGAGGACCACACATAGAGCAGAAATGTGCTGTTTTCATCCGATCTTGTGGAAGCATTTCGTCGTGAAATGTTTTTGCGGTTTCGGGATCCAAAGAAAGCGAGAATTGATCTTCCCAGCGAAATTCAAAACGAGCTTTGCTTAAAAGATTGTCCCTATCGATCGCTCCAGGATGTCCTTTTGCTAAATCGGCGGCGTGGGCGGCAATCTTGTATGCGATTACTCCTTGTTTGACGTCTTCTTTATTGGGAAGTCCCAGATGTTCTTTGGGGGTCACATAACAGAGCATAGCTGTTCCGTACCAACCTATCATGGCGGCACCGATCGCAGAAGTGATATGATCGTAGCCTGGTGCTATATCCGTTACAAGAGGGCCTAACGTATAAAAAGGCGCTTCTTGACAAAGTTTTGTTTGAAGATCTACGTTTTCCTTGATTAAATTCATAGGAACATGTCCGGGGCCTTCTATCATAACTTGGACGTCTTCTTTCCAAGCAAGTTGAGTCAATTCACCTAGGGTTTCTAATTCTGAAAATTGAGCCTTATCATTCGCATCTGCGATCGAACCAGGTCTAAGGCCGTCTCCCAGTGAAATGGAAACGCCGTATTTTTTCATTACCTTTAGAATTTCGTCAAAATGAGTATATAAAAAATTCTCTTTGTGATGTGTCTGGCACCATTTTGCAAGTATAGAACCTCCCCTAGAAACGATTCCGGTTACTCGATTTGTAGTAAGCGGAATGTATCTCAAAAGTACTCCCGCATGAATTGTAAAATAATCTACTCCTTGTTCTGCCTGTTCTTCTAAAGTTTCTAAGAAAATTTGAATATTCAAATTTTCTGTTTTCCCCTTTACCTTTTCTAGGGCCTGATATATAGGAACGGTCCCGATTGGGACGGGTGAATTTCTCAAAATTCGTTCTCTGGTTTCGTGTATGTTTTTTCCCGTAGAAAGATCCATGACTGTGTCTGCACCCCATTTGATCGCCCAGTGTAACTTTTCGACTTCTTCTTCGATCGAGGAACCGAATGTGGAGTTGCCAATATTTGCATTGATTTTTACTAAAAAATTTTTACCGATAACCATCGGTTCGAGTTCGGGATGATTCCGATTGGAAGGTAGAATTGCTCTGCCACGGGCGATTTCTGAACGGACGAATTCTGGTTCCATATTCTCTCTAAATGCTGCGTAACGCATTTCTTCGGTGATAATACCTTTTTTAGCAAAATACATCTGAGAATGGTTTGAGTGATTGAAACGTTTTTGAATCCATTCTTTTCTAAAAGCCGGGATTCCGTTTTTATAATCCGAAGGTTGTTTTCCAGAAAGACCTCCTTCAGTGTGATAGGATTGATATTCGGTTCCGTCGCTTAGTCGGATTGGTTTATAAGGAATTTGTAATTTTTGAACAGGTTCCATAGATTCTCCTGGCGTTAGTTTGGAGTTGGAACCGAGGTAGGAATATAACCTTAAAGATAAGGTCTTGTAAGAATTTATATAGACGAAATTTGAAAATACATTCAAAAAATTGAATATATAAATTTTACAGGTCCGTTTTCCTACGCAGGTTTTATCCTGATCAGGTTCCGGGGACTCTCTCAGAGGTTCATCCAGTGAACCCCACCCCCAACGTCCAGGTAAAGATTTTGTTCTTAAGTATTTTAAGGCAAGTAGAAAAAGTTTTGATTGTTTATCTTTAGATTGTTTGAAGTGTTCTACCTATTTTTGAATTTATGGCATTTTGAGAAAGGTTGAGTTTTTTCTTTAAAACCTGTCCCAAAATAGATCTTAAAGAATCTCTATAAAATTTAAAATTGGTGATCATCCAATCAAGTTTTTTCATAAAATCGTTGTTTAGTGATTGTTATCTAATTTAAAATTTATTTTATAAAAGTTTTTTCTGCTCGGTAAGTTTATAATCCGTTTAGTTTTCTATATTAGAATTGTTGAAAATTAGTCTCCATCAACTTCTGCTTCATGGAAACGGTCGATTGATACAGTTTTTTTTGATCGAATTATAGAATTTTTCAACAACTCTATTTTTGAAATTTGATTTCAACATAGTAGAATATCTTACTCATATTGATATTTTTTAGATTTTTCTATTGATGTTTGTGTAATAGATTAACTTTTTATATAGTTTGGAATGGTGAAGTTATTTGGTTCTAGTCAAAATGTTCTATTTCCCATTCATTAAAATGAATTTGATTGTTTTCACAGACAAGTTCATTTATACAGAAAGAAAAATTTTCAATCGATTTATCTTCTAGAACAAATCGATCCTTATGAATTTCAAAATATCTAAAATCTGTACCTCGATAAGATTCAGCCAGAAGAAACCGATTATTTCCTAAAGAAAGAAAATCAAAATTGGATTGAGATACTGAAAAACAATCTAAAATATTAGATTTTCGAACTAAACAAAGTTCTTTATGATCCGTCGTACTATGTTTCGAAACGGCAAGATAAAGAATCAATTTAACTTCCGAGTCGATTTTATAATTCATCAATAAGTTAATGGAAAGTTCTGGGAATCTAATTCTTTGTTTGATTTGTTTTTTTAATTCCGGTTCCAAGTTGGACAGATTCTGATCGGGTTGAAAAAATTTATTATCTTCATTTGGAAACCATTCTTTCCAAGAATCTGTTTTTCTGACTTCGTATAAAGAGCGTTTGGTGAGAATGGGTTGATCTCGAAATGAGATTTCTGCTTCTGCAACTCGGATCATTTGTGCACAGGCTTCAGTAGTACAAAACGGATCTTTATACCAGATAGGATAACGAACCTTTAAAAGTTTTTGTTCCGGATCAAAAGTGTAGTTACGACCTTCAATTTCTATGTAAAAGGGAAGTTTTTTGTTTCCTTTTGCAATAAATATCTTTCTGGAATCGATGTCTATCTTTTGACAGTATAAGTTCGATAGTATAATCAAAGCCAATAAAAGAAAGGATTTGTTTGATATTTTAGTATTTAGAAATTTATAAAAGTTGAATGTTAGGCGATCTTTCATGATTTTAATTATCGGGGTATTGCTCGGAATTATGTAATAAGATATTCAACATTTTTTTATTTAAATAACGTAAGTTTGGCATAATCAATGCGAAAGCGATTCTTATGTTGTGCCTAAAGCGCGGTTCGTAGAGAGCATTTTGCTGAGTTTACGCGATTTGTTTCATTGAATTTTTAATTCGCTAAAATTTTCTCCATGAAATTTAGGTTAAATAGAGTTGTGATAAAAATTTATTACTTTGTCTCCGTATGTTGATATATTTTATGCCATATTGATGAGCTAATTTATAGTTTATTTAGAAGTTTCTAATAGAAACGAATAGATCTAAATTAGAGTTGTTGAAAAATTCCATAGTTCAGATTAACAAAATGCTTCAGTCGACCGTTCCCGTAAAACAGAAATATATGAAGGATTCATTTTTCAACAACTCTATTTTTTTTAAATCAAACTTAAAAAATTTGTACATGCCAAAAATTATTATTTTTGAATATTTAAAAAATAATATATACATCTAGGCTATCAAATTTCGTGTTCGACTATAAATTCGTTTCCCGAATCATGTTCGGCGTGAACGAAAAAAAGTAAAGGCAGCTTTTTTATTTTCTGAAAACTTTCTTCCTGCGTTAGACGATTTACTATTCTTTCAAAAGACTCCTGCGAGTAAATTCTATCTCTGTGTTCTAAATCGTTTTCATAGATTGTATCTTTATCCGTACCATGATAGGTTCTGTATTTTATTTTCGCTTTTTCAACGTTTTTGTAAGTTTCGATACAAAGATAGTACGAAAATCCATCGTCGTCGTAATCCCATTCCATAAGAATTGCACCTACTTTAGAATCTGAATTTTTAGAAACACTAAACTCGTTTAGAATAGAATCGATTTCTTTTGCTAAATTTTCCTCGATGGGAGAAAGTTTTTTAGGATCGGATTTCCAGCCAGACTGAGTGTGTAGATCCTTTAGCTCTGCGAATTTAAACGCTATTTGATGAGGTGTTTCTAATTTAAAATTAGATTGTGTGATATTTTTCGTGGCAAACATATCTCGTTCTATAATTTCGGATCGATTTCGAATCAACTCTATACAATCTTGCTCTTTGAAAAACGTCTCGCTTACAAATTCATTGGAACCGTTTTTTAATAAAAATTGAAATACCGTTAGGTCGATCAAAGGTTTTAGATCATTGTCTTTAGCTAACTTTTCGACCGTATAACCGCGATTTAACGCTTCCATCACGGCTCTAATTGCAGACGTTGTATCTTCTAGTTTTACATAAACGCAGGCCAGATTGAGAAAAAAAGATCCTAAATCGGTTTGAATTTCCCAGGGATTTCCTAATTCTGCGATTGCTTCTGAATATTGTTGTATTAGAAAATACGCAACTAGAACATTTGTATAAATGTTTCCTTTGTCTGCTTCGATTTTTTGAAATTGATTTGAAGCTTTCGATTTTTTTGTTTTAGGTTTTGCACTAATTTTCCCTTGTTTTCGTTTGGAATCGGATTCCCACTTACATCGATGGATTGTTTTTGATTCTTTCTAAAAGAAAATTTTGATTCATAATTTATCAAATTGATCTGATAGAAAATATTGCATAACTAAAAACAAAAGCGAATTGTATTAAGCTTTTATTAAGCACTTTTATACTTAAGCTGTTTTAGATCACAGTCGTTTTCGTCTGCGTCGGTTCGAACTCCAAGATAAGTAGGTTGATACAAGGAGCCTCCTCTGTATGCATATAAATAACGAACTTCGATTATATCTTTTTCTTCCGGCATTTCAAAGTTGATCGGTATGGTAACGTTACCGACTGAAACCCAATCGTTACCGTCGTAGAGACGCATACTAACGCTACGTTTTAAATTTACCGTTTCTACGCTTACCGTTGCGGTTTCATAAAATTTAAATTTAATCTGAGAGCCTCTGCTTGCGGGACGACCCGCTTTATAAGGAGCATTCAAATCTTTGAATACGATTCCTTCTTTTTGTTTTGTTTGTAATTCTTCGAACATAAGTTTTTTGTCTTTTGTGGACGTGACCAATTTTACGATACGAAAGGTATCATCTGGGGCTTTTAAAATAGATTCCAGTATCGTATAACGTTCTTGATAGGGAAGATGTTGAATATCGTTTCCGTCTTTAGAAAAAATGTCGAAAGGATAAAACACGTCTCCGATTGCTTCTCCGTCTAAAATAAAATCTTCTGTAAAATCAAGAGAATGATCGTGTAAAATTTGAGAAATTGCAATGATCAAACCTTTACGATTGATTCCTTCTATGTTGTTGCCGATTTTACGAATCATCATACGATTTCCGTCTAATTTTTCTTGGGCACCATATTGATCATTTTCGATATATGAGGAAAGTTCTTCTTCGTCGATAGGGTTGAGTAGTTGACAATGAACTCCACTGATTCGTTCTTCTTTTGTAGAATGTAGATAAGGAGTACCGGATTCTATTTCCGTGTATCCTTTGGCCATCTTGGAATTTACGAGCTGACGCATAATTTTTTGTGCGGCCTCATAAGATACTGG
This genomic window from Leptospira kirschneri serovar Cynopteri str. 3522 CT contains:
- a CDS encoding WGR domain-containing protein yields the protein MNHHLTFKDDKSDKFWNIEVSGNSFTVTYGKTGTAGISQTKTFDNEEICVKEAQKLLSEKLKKGYIEGNKSPKEVQQEVNKIIISKPEEKTKSSRQETDKIVISKSEKNLKPTEPHSQKTETKKENLKQNSKVQERNLETSPSENSTELNKISLYYQGDGSDKVYHVNIDPEGDGYVVHFAFGRRGSSLQTGSKTSKPVSYEAAQKIMRQLVNSKMAKGYTEIESGTPYLHSTKEERISGVHCQLLNPIDEEELSSYIENDQYGAQEKLDGNRMMIRKIGNNIEGINRKGLIIAISQILHDHSLDFTEDFILDGEAIGDVFYPFDIFSKDGNDIQHLPYQERYTILESILKAPDDTFRIVKLVTSTKDKKLMFEELQTKQKEGIVFKDLNAPYKAGRPASRGSQIKFKFYETATVSVETVNLKRSVSMRLYDGNDWVSVGNVTIPINFEMPEEKDIIEVRYLYAYRGGSLYQPTYLGVRTDADENDCDLKQLKYKSA
- the thiC gene encoding phosphomethylpyrimidine synthase ThiC, with translation MEPVQKLQIPYKPIRLSDGTEYQSYHTEGGLSGKQPSDYKNGIPAFRKEWIQKRFNHSNHSQMYFAKKGIITEEMRYAAFRENMEPEFVRSEIARGRAILPSNRNHPELEPMVIGKNFLVKINANIGNSTFGSSIEEEVEKLHWAIKWGADTVMDLSTGKNIHETRERILRNSPVPIGTVPIYQALEKVKGKTENLNIQIFLETLEEQAEQGVDYFTIHAGVLLRYIPLTTNRVTGIVSRGGSILAKWCQTHHKENFLYTHFDEILKVMKKYGVSISLGDGLRPGSIADANDKAQFSELETLGELTQLAWKEDVQVMIEGPGHVPMNLIKENVDLQTKLCQEAPFYTLGPLVTDIAPGYDHITSAIGAAMIGWYGTAMLCYVTPKEHLGLPNKEDVKQGVIAYKIAAHAADLAKGHPGAIDRDNLLSKARFEFRWEDQFSLSLDPETAKTFHDEMLPQDRMKTAHFCSMCGPHFCSMNLTQDLRKSAEEEIQES